Proteins encoded together in one Thermoplasmata archaeon window:
- a CDS encoding 2Fe-2S iron-sulfur cluster-binding protein encodes MAGAPARRFLFEGRPREARPDETLLAAIARGGLPTLQRSIRYHRPRAPICGIGQCTGCLVRVNGRPNVRACRYQPQEGDRVVTENAWPSARFDVLGALDFVFPSGVDTLRGFRRPAWATGLYQRVVRRLAGYGAAPAPAPAGTPAPAVRRTAEVVVIGGGASGAAAAARLVTSGRSVLVVDRSLAPPSIPGADLLDRTTVTFLPPRRSPDEPFVLLGFDELGRGIEVRARVAIVATGAYDGMLLFGGNDRPGVLTADGALALTRPGGEPPFRRGIVLGGGARAEEVLAELGHRVDAVVAPGAIHPELVRRASELEIPLYPRTLVRSASGRGRVRRLRLQARGGGAEFSLACDAVILAHRRLPTPQLFFQAGARMEWRSGTGAYYPLTDPAGETSVPGLFAVGETTGALAGDAAASGGIAADAILGRREGVLSRSTGVAREGPHELEGYYRELLRGPRPGRWVACPCEDVLLEEIESAHRLGYRGIEVIKRYSGVGTGLCQGRYCLPDALLVLSLLEGRAPPEVGYITQRPPLAPTPLGAFASLDGTAPTGDM; translated from the coding sequence ATGGCGGGGGCTCCGGCGCGTCGGTTCCTCTTCGAGGGCAGACCGCGGGAGGCCCGACCGGACGAGACGCTGCTCGCTGCGATCGCTCGCGGAGGGCTCCCGACGCTCCAGCGCTCGATCCGCTACCATCGGCCACGGGCGCCGATCTGCGGGATCGGCCAGTGCACCGGCTGCCTCGTGCGGGTGAACGGGCGCCCGAACGTCCGCGCCTGCCGTTACCAGCCGCAGGAGGGCGATCGGGTCGTCACGGAGAACGCGTGGCCCTCGGCGCGCTTCGACGTCCTCGGCGCCCTCGACTTCGTGTTCCCGTCGGGCGTTGACACGCTGCGCGGATTCCGTCGTCCGGCGTGGGCGACCGGACTCTACCAGCGCGTGGTTCGACGCCTCGCGGGCTACGGGGCGGCGCCCGCGCCCGCACCGGCCGGGACGCCGGCCCCGGCCGTTCGACGGACCGCGGAGGTCGTCGTGATCGGTGGCGGGGCGAGCGGCGCGGCGGCGGCCGCGCGTCTGGTCACCTCGGGGCGCTCCGTGCTCGTCGTCGATCGCTCGCTCGCGCCGCCGTCGATCCCCGGCGCCGATCTCCTCGATCGCACCACCGTCACGTTCCTCCCGCCGCGCCGGTCGCCGGACGAGCCGTTCGTCCTGCTCGGCTTCGACGAACTGGGCCGTGGCATCGAGGTGCGCGCCCGCGTGGCGATCGTCGCGACGGGCGCCTACGACGGGATGCTCCTCTTTGGAGGGAACGACCGCCCCGGGGTGCTGACGGCGGACGGCGCCCTCGCACTGACCCGACCGGGCGGGGAGCCGCCGTTCCGGCGCGGCATCGTCCTCGGCGGCGGGGCGCGCGCCGAGGAGGTGCTCGCCGAGCTCGGCCACCGCGTCGACGCGGTCGTGGCGCCCGGGGCCATCCATCCGGAGCTCGTGCGCCGCGCCTCGGAGCTCGAGATCCCGCTCTACCCGCGGACGCTGGTGCGATCGGCGAGCGGCCGGGGCCGCGTGCGACGGCTGCGGCTGCAGGCGCGGGGCGGGGGGGCCGAGTTCTCGCTCGCCTGCGACGCCGTGATACTCGCGCACCGTCGCCTGCCGACTCCGCAGCTGTTCTTCCAGGCGGGCGCCCGCATGGAGTGGCGGTCGGGCACGGGCGCCTACTACCCGCTCACCGATCCGGCCGGCGAGACCTCGGTGCCCGGCCTCTTCGCGGTCGGCGAGACAACCGGCGCGCTGGCGGGTGATGCGGCCGCGAGCGGGGGGATCGCGGCCGACGCGATCCTCGGCCGCCGCGAGGGCGTCCTGTCGAGGTCGACCGGGGTCGCACGGGAGGGGCCGCACGAGCTGGAGGGCTACTACCGCGAGCTGCTGCGGGGCCCGCGGCCCGGCCGTTGGGTGGCCTGCCCCTGTGAGGACGTGCTGCTCGAGGAGATCGAGTCGGCGCATCGACTCGGCTACCGGGGCATCGAGGTGATCAAGCGCTACTCGGGCGTCGGCACCGGGCTCTGCCAGGGGCGCTACTGCCTTCCCGACGCCCTACTCGTGCTCTCGCTCCTGGAAGGC